Proteins from a single region of Bacteroidota bacterium:
- a CDS encoding UDP-2,3-diacylglucosamine diphosphatase has translation MNEKKDKIYFASDFHLGAPNYSESRKREKLIVKWLDEIKNDASDIFLLGDIFDFWFEYKKTIPKGFTRLLGKLAQLSDAGIKLHIFAGNHDLWLKDYFEKEIGATLYFKPVIKKINSKTFYLAHGDGLGPGDYGYKFINRIFKGKVNQWLFRWLHPDIGIRLASFFSIKSRAKTNKLTDSFLEEKEWLVIHSREILKKQKIDFFLYGHRHYPKKYQLNDTSYYINLGDWLSNFSYAVFDGKELELKYF, from the coding sequence ATGAACGAAAAAAAAGATAAAATATATTTTGCCTCGGATTTTCATCTTGGTGCACCAAATTATTCTGAAAGCAGGAAACGAGAAAAATTAATTGTAAAATGGCTTGATGAAATAAAGAATGATGCTTCTGATATTTTTTTATTAGGAGATATTTTTGATTTTTGGTTTGAATACAAAAAAACAATTCCAAAAGGATTTACACGTCTTTTAGGTAAGCTTGCACAGCTAAGTGATGCAGGAATAAAACTTCATATTTTTGCAGGGAATCACGACCTTTGGTTAAAAGATTATTTTGAAAAAGAAATTGGAGCAACATTATATTTTAAACCAGTCATAAAAAAAATTAATTCAAAAACCTTTTATCTTGCACATGGTGATGGATTGGGACCCGGAGATTATGGATATAAATTTATAAACAGAATATTTAAAGGCAAAGTTAATCAATGGTTATTCCGCTGGTTACATCCTGATATTGGAATTCGCTTAGCATCATTCTTTTCAATAAAAAGTAGAGCCAAAACTAATAAATTAACTGATAGTTTTTTAGAAGAAAAAGAGTGGTTGGTAATTCATTCCAGAGAAATTTTAAAAAAACAAAAAATAGATTTCTTTTTATACGGACATAGGCATTATCCTAAAAAATATCAACTGAACGATACTTCATATTACATTAATCTTGGCGACTGGTTAAGTAATTTTTCTTATGCTGTTTTTGATGGAAAGGAATTGGAACTAAAATATTTTTAA
- a CDS encoding lactate utilization protein produces MKISNPRERILKKIRNATQKSKGVYSQREPDLTKFVFKKSDKSLQEVFAQEFNKISGKFFFCNNEEDFADQLKQLVIANNWKHLFCSEEFLKPILDKENLQYKRSLVNFENTEVGITSCEAIVARTGTILIASGKDKSRTMSAFPPIHIVVAYENQLFYDLSDAFLYMEEKYDKNYPSMISVTSGPSRTADIEKTLVLGAHGPKEIYCFYINERKKR; encoded by the coding sequence ATGAAAATATCTAATCCACGAGAGAGAATTTTAAAAAAAATAAGGAATGCAACACAAAAAAGTAAGGGTGTTTATTCCCAAAGAGAACCTGATTTAACAAAGTTCGTTTTTAAAAAAAGTGATAAATCCTTACAAGAAGTATTTGCTCAGGAATTTAATAAAATTAGTGGAAAGTTCTTTTTTTGTAATAATGAAGAAGATTTTGCAGATCAATTAAAACAACTCGTTATTGCAAACAATTGGAAACATCTTTTTTGTTCGGAAGAATTTTTAAAACCGATTTTAGATAAAGAAAATCTCCAGTATAAAAGATCACTTGTAAATTTTGAAAATACTGAAGTAGGAATAACCTCCTGCGAAGCAATTGTTGCTCGTACAGGAACAATTTTAATAGCTTCGGGTAAGGATAAATCACGTACAATGAGTGCTTTTCCCCCGATACATATTGTAGTAGCTTACGAAAATCAGTTGTTTTATGACCTAAGTGATGCGTTTTTATATATGGAGGAAAAATATGACAAAAACTACCCTTCAATGATATCTGTTACTTCAGGACCAAGCCGTACAGCTGATATTGAAAAAACACTTGTGCTTGGTGCTCACGGACCAAAAGAAATTTATTGTTTTTACATAAATGAACGAAAAAAAAGATAA